The Mycolicibacterium smegmatis genome has a window encoding:
- a CDS encoding AAA family ATPase, which yields MKLHRLVLTNYRGITHREIEFPDHGVVVVSGANEIGKSSMIEALDLLIEAKDRSSKKEVKQVKPTHADVGAEVSAEISTGPYRFLYRKRFHKRAETQLTILSPVREQLSGDEAHERVLAMLAETVDTDLWQAQRVLQASSTAPVDLSGSDALARALDVAAGEAVSLSGDEPLLIERIEGEYQRFFTATGRPTGEWAAAVKRLQAADAEVARCAAAVAEVDDAVHRHQELSAEVSRLAGECEQATQRLTAARTAADAVDALRQQLKEAQVVAEAAHVTHAASVAALTERRRMRAEIDERAATITELQAALVTAAEEAETAREVVTAAEEEAERAKAAVADHEARVDAARAAVERLSDRDEADRLDLRLAKIDTATRELQAVTGELKTITLDDTAMRAIEKAALAVERAAGQAELASARIELVAQNGLDVRVDDDTVALQAGAEWSVSTTTRTEIDVPGVLSVRVVPGTPAAETQARLDDAQAVLTAALQAVGAESVDAARALDARRRELLGSRDRLRATLDALVGDDDIARLRDRLAALRAGQTDDGGLFDVEGPADIDTARAQLAADVAAHREAVAHCETARKAVAVAAARDTEKSTRLSVLREKLAAAQTELTTCSARLEAQRAGTPDEALALKVQADDEQAKATAARVATLCDELDRSAPDSVLAELADAQRHAQSVQTRHDAATEGLREVSAQLKVYGTEGRKGQLDEAETEREHANAEYLRVHRRARAAELLRSVMTRHRDATRQRYVDPFRNEVQRLGRLVFGEDFEVDVDSKLRISTRTVSGRTVPYESLSGGAKEQLAIVARLAGASLVAKEDTVPVIIDDALGFTDADRLTKMGAVFDAVGGDGQVIVLTCSPDRYASVHGAHHIALTG from the coding sequence GTGAAACTGCATCGTCTCGTCCTGACCAACTACCGCGGGATCACCCACCGCGAGATCGAGTTTCCCGATCACGGTGTGGTGGTGGTCAGCGGCGCCAACGAGATCGGCAAGTCGTCGATGATCGAGGCGCTGGACCTGCTGATCGAGGCCAAGGACCGGTCGTCGAAGAAGGAGGTCAAGCAGGTCAAGCCCACGCACGCCGATGTGGGCGCCGAGGTGTCCGCCGAGATCTCCACGGGCCCATATCGTTTCCTGTACCGCAAGCGGTTCCACAAGCGCGCCGAGACGCAGCTGACCATCCTGTCGCCGGTGCGTGAGCAGCTCAGCGGTGACGAGGCACACGAGCGCGTGCTCGCGATGCTCGCCGAGACCGTCGACACCGATCTGTGGCAGGCGCAGCGTGTGCTGCAGGCCTCCTCCACCGCGCCGGTCGACCTGTCGGGTTCCGACGCGCTCGCACGGGCGCTCGATGTCGCTGCGGGCGAGGCGGTTTCGCTCTCAGGTGACGAGCCGCTGCTCATCGAGCGCATCGAGGGCGAGTATCAGCGGTTCTTCACCGCGACGGGCAGGCCGACGGGGGAGTGGGCCGCGGCGGTCAAACGCCTGCAGGCCGCCGACGCAGAGGTGGCGCGGTGCGCGGCCGCGGTCGCCGAGGTCGACGACGCGGTGCACCGGCACCAGGAGTTGAGCGCCGAGGTGTCGCGGCTCGCAGGTGAGTGCGAGCAGGCCACGCAGCGGCTGACCGCCGCGCGCACCGCGGCCGATGCGGTGGACGCGCTGCGCCAACAGCTCAAAGAGGCCCAGGTGGTCGCCGAGGCCGCCCACGTCACGCACGCGGCGTCGGTCGCCGCGCTCACCGAGCGCCGCCGCATGCGCGCCGAGATCGATGAGCGTGCCGCCACCATCACCGAGTTACAGGCCGCACTGGTCACCGCTGCCGAGGAGGCCGAGACCGCGCGTGAGGTGGTCACTGCCGCCGAGGAAGAGGCCGAGCGCGCCAAGGCCGCGGTCGCCGACCACGAGGCCCGCGTCGATGCGGCACGTGCGGCCGTCGAGCGACTGTCCGACCGCGACGAGGCCGACCGCCTCGACCTGCGCCTGGCCAAGATCGACACCGCGACGCGCGAGCTGCAGGCCGTCACCGGCGAGCTGAAGACCATCACGCTCGACGACACCGCGATGCGTGCCATCGAGAAGGCGGCGCTGGCGGTCGAGCGCGCTGCCGGGCAGGCCGAACTCGCCTCGGCGCGAATCGAACTGGTCGCCCAGAACGGTCTCGACGTTCGCGTGGACGACGACACCGTCGCGCTGCAGGCAGGCGCCGAGTGGTCGGTCAGCACCACCACCCGCACCGAGATCGACGTGCCCGGTGTGCTGAGCGTGCGCGTCGTGCCGGGAACGCCCGCGGCCGAGACCCAGGCCCGCCTCGACGACGCGCAGGCCGTGCTCACCGCGGCGCTGCAGGCCGTGGGCGCCGAGAGCGTGGACGCGGCCCGCGCACTCGATGCGCGCAGGCGCGAACTGCTCGGCAGCCGTGACCGGTTGCGCGCGACGCTCGACGCGCTGGTCGGTGACGACGACATCGCGCGGTTGCGCGACCGCCTCGCCGCGCTGCGTGCCGGCCAAACCGACGACGGCGGACTGTTCGATGTCGAGGGTCCCGCCGACATCGATACTGCCAGAGCCCAACTCGCGGCGGACGTGGCCGCGCACCGCGAAGCGGTCGCACACTGCGAGACCGCACGCAAGGCCGTGGCCGTGGCCGCGGCGCGCGACACCGAGAAGTCGACGCGCCTGAGTGTGCTGCGTGAGAAGCTCGCCGCCGCGCAGACCGAGTTGACCACGTGCAGTGCGCGCCTCGAGGCGCAGCGTGCCGGCACTCCCGACGAGGCGCTGGCGCTCAAGGTGCAGGCCGACGACGAGCAGGCCAAGGCCACCGCGGCGCGCGTGGCGACCCTGTGCGACGAATTGGACCGCAGCGCACCGGATTCGGTGCTCGCCGAACTCGCCGACGCCCAGCGCCACGCCCAGAGTGTGCAAACCCGCCACGACGCTGCCACGGAGGGCCTGCGTGAGGTGTCCGCGCAACTCAAGGTGTACGGCACCGAGGGGCGCAAGGGGCAACTCGACGAGGCCGAGACCGAACGCGAACACGCCAACGCCGAGTACCTGCGGGTGCACCGGCGTGCCCGCGCGGCCGAACTGCTGCGGTCGGTGATGACGCGGCACCGTGACGCCACGCGTCAGCGCTACGTCGACCCGTTCCGCAACGAGGTGCAGCGCCTGGGTCGCCTGGTGTTCGGCGAGGACTTCGAGGTCGACGTCGACAGCAAGCTGCGCATCTCGACGCGCACGGTGTCGGGCCGCACCGTGCCGTACGAGTCGCTGTCGGGCGGTGCCAAAGAACAACTCGCGATCGTCGCGCGTCTGGCCGGGGCCTCTCTGGTGGCCAAGGAGGACACCGTGCCGGTGATCATCGACGATGCGCTGGGCTTCACCGACGCCGACCGGTTGACCAAGATGGGTGCGGTGTTCGATGCGGTGGGTGGTGACGGGCAGGTGATCGTGCTGACCTGCAGCCCGGACCGGTACGCCAGCGTGCACGGCGCCCACCACATCGCCTTGACCGGTTAG
- a CDS encoding metallophosphoesterase family protein, giving the protein MRFLHTADWQLGMTRHFLNGEAQPRYSASRREAVARLGEIAKRTGAEFVVVSGDVFEHNQLAPRDVSQSLEAMRAIGVPVYLLPGNHDPLDASSVYTSALFVAERPDNVVVLDRAGVHEVRPGVQIVAAPWRSKAPTSDLIGDVLADLPADGVTRVLVGHGGVDILDPDKNKPSLIRMAAVEDALARGAVHYVALGDKHSRTEVGSSGRVWYSGSPEVTNYDDIESDPGHVLVVDIDENDARRAVRVESEKVGRWRFVTLRRSVDTDRDIADLDLNLDLLDDKERTVVRLALTGSLTVTDKAKLDECLDRYARLFAALTTWERHTDIAVIPADGEFDDLGIGGFAAAAVDELVATARSEAAEAEDARAALGLLLRLVDRDKGAA; this is encoded by the coding sequence ATGCGTTTTCTGCACACCGCCGACTGGCAGCTCGGGATGACCCGTCACTTCCTCAACGGTGAGGCGCAGCCACGGTATTCGGCCTCGCGCCGTGAGGCCGTCGCGCGCCTCGGCGAGATCGCGAAGCGCACGGGTGCCGAGTTCGTGGTGGTGTCCGGTGACGTGTTCGAGCACAACCAACTCGCGCCGCGCGATGTCAGCCAGTCGCTTGAGGCCATGCGCGCCATCGGCGTACCGGTGTACCTGCTGCCCGGCAACCACGATCCGCTCGACGCGTCGTCGGTGTACACCAGCGCGTTGTTCGTCGCCGAACGCCCCGACAACGTCGTCGTGCTCGACCGCGCGGGTGTGCACGAGGTCCGCCCGGGCGTGCAGATCGTCGCGGCGCCGTGGCGGTCCAAGGCGCCCACCTCCGACCTCATCGGCGACGTGCTGGCCGATCTGCCCGCCGACGGCGTCACGCGCGTGCTGGTGGGGCATGGGGGCGTGGACATCCTCGATCCCGACAAGAACAAGCCGTCGCTGATCCGCATGGCCGCCGTCGAGGACGCGCTGGCGCGCGGCGCGGTGCACTACGTGGCGTTGGGGGACAAGCACTCCCGCACCGAGGTCGGCAGCAGCGGGCGGGTGTGGTACTCGGGCTCGCCCGAGGTCACCAACTACGACGACATCGAATCCGATCCCGGTCACGTCCTGGTGGTCGACATCGACGAGAACGACGCGCGCCGTGCGGTGCGCGTGGAGTCCGAGAAGGTGGGGCGCTGGCGGTTCGTGACGCTGCGCCGTTCGGTCGACACCGACCGCGACATCGCCGACCTGGACCTCAACCTGGACCTGCTGGACGACAAGGAACGCACCGTGGTGCGCCTGGCCCTGACGGGCTCACTGACCGTGACCGACAAGGCCAAGCTCGACGAGTGCCTGGACCGCTACGCCCGGCTTTTCGCCGCGCTCACCACGTGGGAGCGGCACACCGACATCGCGGTCATCCCGGCCGACGGGGAGTTCGACGACCTGGGGATCGGCGGATTCGCCGCCGCCGCAGTCGACGAGCTCGTGGCCACGGCACGCTCGGAGGCCGCCGAGGCCGAGGATGCGCGTGCCGCGCTGGGGTTGTTGCTGCGTCTGGTCGACCGCGACAAGGGGGCCGCGTGA
- a CDS encoding SixA phosphatase family protein, which produces MATLLLMRHAKSDYPDGVVDHERPLAPRGVREAALAGDWIRANAPGIDAVLCSTATRTRQTLARTGIDAPTEYVEKIYDAVPGTVIGEINDVVSRFGTQPDTVLVVGHEPAMSSVALGLDDGSNVAVAEEISQKFPTSAIAVLRFDGPWDELALGGAQLVTFHVPR; this is translated from the coding sequence ATGGCAACCCTGCTGCTGATGCGTCACGCCAAGTCGGACTATCCCGACGGTGTCGTCGACCATGAGCGTCCCCTCGCACCACGCGGTGTCCGGGAGGCGGCGCTGGCCGGCGACTGGATCCGTGCCAACGCACCGGGAATCGACGCGGTGCTGTGCTCGACGGCCACCAGGACGCGCCAGACACTGGCGCGCACGGGAATCGACGCGCCCACCGAATACGTCGAGAAGATCTACGACGCGGTGCCGGGAACGGTGATCGGCGAGATCAACGACGTGGTGTCACGCTTCGGCACGCAACCCGACACGGTGCTGGTGGTCGGGCACGAGCCCGCGATGTCGTCGGTCGCGCTCGGCCTCGACGACGGTTCGAACGTCGCGGTGGCCGAGGAGATCTCGCAGAAGTTCCCCACGTCGGCGATCGCGGTGCTGCGGTTCGACGGGCCGTGGGACGAATTGGCGCTGGGCGGCGCGCAACTCGTGACCTTCCACGTACCCCGCTAG
- a CDS encoding DUF3558 domain-containing protein — protein sequence MSRPTTLRRSVAALATGLAVLAGLTGCSRTIEGTAAKEGSGGGPSNNNSERQYPNLLKECEVLTEDILAETVGADPLDIQSTFVGAVCRWQAANPAGLVDITRFWYEQGSLDNERQVAQQLQYAIESRRIAGVDSIVMKPNGLNGACGVASDAAGVVGWWVNPQAPGLDACGMAIKLMELTLATNS from the coding sequence ATGAGTCGCCCAACCACGCTGCGCAGAAGTGTCGCTGCGCTCGCCACCGGCCTGGCGGTGCTCGCCGGGTTGACCGGCTGCAGCCGCACGATCGAGGGAACCGCCGCCAAGGAGGGCTCCGGCGGCGGGCCGAGCAACAACAACTCCGAGCGGCAGTACCCCAACCTGCTCAAGGAGTGCGAGGTGCTCACCGAGGACATCCTGGCCGAGACGGTCGGTGCCGATCCGCTCGACATCCAGAGCACGTTCGTGGGCGCGGTGTGCCGGTGGCAGGCCGCGAATCCCGCGGGCCTGGTGGACATCACCCGCTTCTGGTACGAGCAGGGCAGCCTGGACAACGAGCGTCAGGTCGCCCAGCAGCTGCAGTACGCCATCGAGTCGCGCCGCATCGCGGGCGTCGATTCGATCGTCATGAAACCCAACGGCCTCAACGGCGCGTGCGGAGTGGCCAGCGACGCCGCGGGCGTGGTCGGCTGGTGGGTCAACCCGCAGGCGCCGGGTCTCGACGCGTGCGGCATGGCCATCAAGCTCATGGAGCTCACGCTCGCGACCAACAGCTAG
- a CDS encoding DUF3558 domain-containing protein translates to MHGVTVRTAASPKARSARTLAVLAAAMVPVFAACSTDEPASPEVPQSESPSAGAPTHGPFFPQCGGISDQTVSELTQVPGLVNTATNSSGCQWLQGGSILGPHFSFTWFRGSPIGRERKTEELSRASVEDINIEGHGGFIAVGEDPLKPGDVTLCEIGIQFDDDFIEWSVSYSQKPFPDPCEVAKELTRQSIVNSK, encoded by the coding sequence GTGCATGGCGTGACAGTCCGTACGGCCGCTTCGCCGAAAGCCCGCAGCGCCAGAACGTTGGCGGTTCTGGCGGCCGCAATGGTTCCGGTGTTCGCCGCGTGCTCCACCGACGAACCCGCATCCCCCGAGGTACCGCAGAGCGAATCGCCGAGCGCAGGCGCACCCACGCACGGCCCGTTCTTCCCGCAGTGCGGCGGCATCAGCGACCAGACCGTGTCCGAGCTGACGCAGGTGCCCGGACTGGTCAACACTGCCACCAACTCGTCGGGCTGCCAGTGGCTCCAAGGTGGCAGCATCCTGGGCCCGCACTTCTCGTTCACGTGGTTCCGGGGCAGCCCGATCGGCCGTGAGCGCAAGACCGAGGAACTGTCCCGCGCCAGCGTCGAGGACATCAACATCGAGGGGCACGGCGGTTTCATCGCGGTCGGCGAGGATCCGCTGAAGCCCGGTGACGTCACGCTGTGCGAGATCGGCATCCAGTTCGACGACGACTTCATCGAATGGTCGGTCAGCTACAGCCAGAAGCCTTTCCCGGATCCGTGTGAGGTGGCCAAGGAGCTCACCCGCCAGTCGATTGTGAATTCCAAATGA
- a CDS encoding ABC transporter ATP-binding protein: MLWALLRQYVRPYRWLLAVVAVLQVISNMASLYLPTVNAAIIDDGVAKGDTARIVELGAVMLGVTALQVVCAVGAVFFGARAATGFGHDLRAAVFTHVTTFSAEEAGRFGAASLLTRTTNDVGHIQQLVQLTVTMLITAPIMSIGGIFMALHQDAGLSWLLLVSVPVLGLANYWIIRHLMPVFTRMQSLIDGINRVLRDQLSGIRVIRAFAREPLERVRFAEANQTLSDSALEAGRWQALMLPVTTLVINVSSVALIWFGGLRIDAGQMQVGSLIAFLAYFMQILMAVLMATFMLVIFPRAAVCADRIGEVLSTQTAITNPADPVRPAAIAGDIGVHDATFCYPGADRPVLQDVSFTVPRGTTTAVVGSTGSGKSTLISLICRLYDVTSGSLRIDGVDVRDLDIEQLWSAIGLVPQRGYLFSGTVAENLRYGRADATDDEMWEALRVAAAADFVRAHPQGLDMPVAQGGINFSGGQRQRLAIARAVIRRPAIYLFDDAFSALDVHTDARVRDALREVAADATVVIVSQRISTVIEADQVVVIDDGRVVGIGTHDTLLADCPIYAEFAESQALTAGEPR; the protein is encoded by the coding sequence ATGCTCTGGGCGCTGCTGCGACAGTACGTGCGGCCGTACCGGTGGCTTTTGGCCGTCGTCGCCGTGTTGCAGGTCATCAGCAACATGGCGTCGCTGTACCTGCCGACGGTGAACGCCGCGATCATCGACGACGGCGTCGCCAAGGGCGACACGGCCCGCATCGTCGAACTCGGCGCGGTGATGCTCGGGGTCACCGCACTGCAGGTGGTGTGCGCGGTCGGTGCGGTGTTCTTCGGGGCCCGCGCGGCGACGGGCTTCGGCCACGACCTGCGGGCCGCGGTCTTCACGCATGTCACCACGTTTTCGGCCGAGGAGGCCGGGCGCTTCGGCGCGGCGTCGCTGCTGACCCGCACCACCAACGACGTCGGGCACATCCAGCAGTTGGTGCAGTTGACCGTGACCATGCTGATCACCGCGCCCATCATGTCGATCGGCGGCATCTTCATGGCGCTGCACCAGGACGCCGGGCTGTCGTGGCTGCTGCTGGTGAGTGTGCCGGTGCTGGGCCTGGCGAACTACTGGATCATCCGCCACCTCATGCCGGTGTTCACCCGCATGCAGTCGCTCATCGACGGCATCAACCGCGTGCTGCGTGACCAGTTGTCGGGCATCCGGGTGATCCGGGCGTTCGCGCGTGAACCGCTGGAACGCGTGCGCTTCGCCGAGGCCAACCAGACGCTGTCGGACTCCGCGCTGGAGGCCGGCCGCTGGCAGGCGCTAATGCTCCCGGTGACCACGCTGGTGATCAACGTCTCCAGCGTCGCGCTGATCTGGTTCGGCGGCCTGCGCATCGACGCGGGCCAGATGCAGGTGGGATCGCTCATCGCGTTCCTGGCCTACTTCATGCAGATCCTCATGGCCGTGCTGATGGCCACGTTCATGCTGGTGATCTTCCCGCGTGCGGCCGTGTGCGCCGACCGCATCGGCGAGGTGCTCTCGACGCAGACCGCGATCACCAACCCGGCCGATCCCGTTCGGCCCGCGGCCATCGCCGGTGACATCGGCGTGCACGACGCCACGTTCTGCTATCCGGGCGCCGACCGGCCCGTACTGCAGGACGTGTCGTTCACCGTGCCGCGCGGCACCACGACCGCGGTGGTCGGTTCGACCGGTTCGGGCAAGTCGACGCTGATCTCGCTGATCTGCCGGCTCTACGACGTCACCTCGGGATCGCTGCGCATCGACGGTGTCGACGTGCGCGACCTGGACATCGAGCAACTGTGGTCGGCGATCGGCCTGGTGCCGCAGCGCGGATACCTGTTCTCGGGCACCGTCGCCGAGAACCTGCGCTACGGCAGGGCCGACGCGACCGACGACGAGATGTGGGAAGCACTGCGCGTCGCGGCCGCCGCGGACTTCGTGCGCGCACACCCGCAGGGCCTGGACATGCCGGTGGCGCAGGGCGGCATCAACTTCTCGGGTGGGCAGCGGCAGCGTCTCGCGATCGCGCGTGCGGTGATCCGCCGTCCGGCGATCTACCTGTTCGACGACGCGTTCTCGGCGCTCGACGTGCACACCGACGCCCGCGTGCGCGACGCGCTGCGCGAGGTGGCCGCCGACGCGACGGTCGTGATCGTGTCGCAGCGCATATCGACCGTCATCGAGGCCGATCAGGTGGTCGTGATCGACGACGGCCGCGTCGTCGGCATCGGCACCCACGACACGCTGCTGGCGGACTGCCCCATCTACGCCGAGTTCGCCGAATCCCAGGCGCTCACCGCCGGAGAACCACGGTGA
- a CDS encoding ABC transporter ATP-binding protein, with protein MRRGALPQAPLERTRDFKGSAIRLARRLLPQRALTLAVILLGVGGIAIGVIGPRILGHATDLLFNGVIGRELPAGLTKEQAVEAARARGDGTFADLLSGMDIVPGQGVDFGAVGRTLALALGLYLVAALLVWVQARLLNVTVQRTMVALRAEVQEKIHRLPLSYFDSRQRGEVLSRVTNDVDNIQNSVAMTISQLLTSVLTVFAVLVMMLTISPLLTLFTVVTVPASLWVTRWITRRSQPLFVAQWRNTGRLAAHLEETYSGFTIVKTFGHREAAAGKFAELNSETQQSSFGAQFFSGLVSPATMFIGNLSYVAVAVVGGLQVATGQITLGSIQAFIQYVRQFNQPLTQVAGMYNTLQSGIASAERVFDLLDTEEESADSPRRADVRTGRVEFEHVSFSYVPGTPVIEDLSLVAEPGNTVAIVGPTGAGKTTLVNLLMRFYDVDSGRITIDGVDIASVSRESLRASIGMVLQDTWLFAGTIYDNIAYGRPDADEDEVIEAATAAYVDRFVHTLPNGYDTRVDDDGGAISAGEKQLITIARAVLARPKLLVLDEATSSVDTRTELLIAHAMAELRRDRTSFIIAHRLSTIRDADLILVMDSGRIIERGTHEELLARHGRYWEMTRV; from the coding sequence ATGCGCCGCGGCGCGCTGCCGCAGGCCCCGCTCGAGCGCACCCGCGACTTCAAGGGTTCGGCGATCCGGCTCGCGAGACGTCTGCTGCCGCAACGTGCGCTGACACTCGCGGTGATCCTGCTGGGCGTCGGTGGCATCGCGATCGGCGTGATCGGTCCGCGGATCCTGGGCCACGCCACCGATCTGCTGTTCAACGGTGTGATCGGGCGTGAACTGCCCGCGGGGCTCACCAAGGAGCAGGCCGTCGAGGCCGCGCGCGCCCGCGGCGACGGGACGTTCGCGGATCTGCTGTCGGGCATGGACATCGTGCCCGGTCAAGGCGTGGACTTCGGCGCCGTGGGCCGCACGCTGGCGCTCGCACTGGGCCTGTATCTCGTTGCCGCGCTGCTGGTCTGGGTGCAGGCGCGGCTGCTCAACGTCACGGTGCAGCGCACCATGGTGGCACTGCGCGCCGAGGTGCAGGAGAAGATCCACCGGTTGCCGTTGTCCTACTTCGACTCCCGCCAGCGCGGCGAGGTGCTCAGCCGCGTCACCAACGACGTCGACAACATCCAGAACTCGGTGGCGATGACCATCAGCCAGTTGCTCACCTCGGTGCTGACGGTGTTCGCGGTGCTGGTCATGATGCTGACCATCTCACCGCTGCTCACCCTGTTCACCGTGGTCACGGTGCCCGCGTCGCTGTGGGTGACGCGGTGGATCACGCGTCGTTCGCAACCGCTGTTCGTCGCGCAGTGGCGCAACACCGGACGCCTGGCCGCGCACCTCGAAGAGACCTACAGCGGTTTCACGATCGTCAAGACGTTCGGGCACCGCGAGGCCGCGGCAGGCAAGTTCGCGGAACTGAACTCCGAGACGCAGCAGTCGAGTTTCGGCGCGCAGTTCTTCTCGGGTCTCGTGTCGCCCGCGACGATGTTCATCGGCAACCTCAGCTACGTGGCCGTCGCGGTCGTCGGCGGCCTGCAGGTGGCCACCGGGCAGATCACGCTCGGCAGCATCCAGGCGTTCATCCAGTACGTGCGGCAGTTCAACCAGCCGCTCACGCAGGTCGCGGGCATGTACAACACGCTGCAGTCCGGGATCGCCAGCGCCGAGCGGGTTTTCGACCTGCTCGACACCGAGGAGGAATCCGCCGACTCACCTCGTCGCGCCGACGTGCGCACGGGCCGCGTGGAATTCGAGCACGTGAGCTTCTCCTATGTGCCGGGCACCCCGGTGATCGAGGATCTGTCGCTCGTGGCCGAACCGGGCAACACGGTCGCGATCGTGGGGCCGACCGGCGCGGGCAAGACCACGCTGGTGAATCTGTTGATGCGGTTCTACGACGTGGATTCCGGCCGCATCACGATCGACGGCGTCGACATCGCCTCGGTGAGCCGCGAATCGCTGCGCGCGTCGATCGGCATGGTCCTGCAGGACACGTGGCTGTTTGCGGGCACGATCTACGACAACATCGCCTACGGCAGGCCCGACGCCGACGAGGACGAGGTGATCGAGGCGGCCACCGCGGCGTACGTCGACCGGTTCGTGCACACCCTGCCCAATGGTTACGACACCCGCGTCGACGACGACGGCGGCGCGATCAGCGCAGGCGAGAAGCAGTTGATCACGATCGCGCGCGCGGTGCTGGCCCGGCCGAAACTGCTGGTGCTCGACGAGGCCACGAGTTCGGTGGACACGCGCACCGAACTGCTGATCGCGCATGCCATGGCCGAACTGCGCCGCGACCGCACGAGTTTCATCATCGCGCACCGGCTCT